A single genomic interval of Methyloceanibacter caenitepidi harbors:
- a CDS encoding helix-turn-helix transcriptional regulator, whose amino-acid sequence MPSITPDHIKAALRITPLFYDAVLEPTRWREALKAICEFFAPAVAATVHFNSLGLMSEGGTREPHYLMYSYGLSEEAVQAYLTYGRYGPDVDPRVGAYTRYINRPVPNRDLVSAEEWHKSPTYKDLFEPHGLDHDICISIQHEGLDTHLSIGVYRGPEGPAFSQVDVEKFQLLVPHLRRAAEVYARLVGSELKSRQLENAFEDLALATIFTDTSGRILFANHAANQLLDAGDGLFQGGGQLAHRDPGIASQLKRDIREISASTQFGGGGRVTHLTLPRAEQTPLLATVCSLASSSPESPPYLSSQLRVAIFLTDPQKSYETTTEHLQRIFGLTQTEAEIAKDLTAGLTLKEIAGKRGRALETVRQQLKSVMSKTGARRQAELVKSVLALGVPLEQ is encoded by the coding sequence TTGCCTAGTATTACGCCAGATCACATTAAGGCTGCGCTTCGCATCACGCCTTTGTTCTACGACGCGGTTCTGGAACCGACCCGCTGGCGAGAGGCATTGAAAGCGATATGTGAGTTCTTCGCGCCGGCGGTCGCCGCGACTGTTCACTTCAATAGCCTTGGTCTCATGAGTGAAGGCGGGACCCGCGAACCGCACTACCTCATGTACAGCTACGGATTGAGCGAAGAGGCTGTCCAAGCCTACCTGACCTATGGTCGCTACGGGCCCGACGTCGACCCGCGCGTGGGCGCTTACACAAGATATATCAATCGGCCCGTGCCCAACCGAGACCTCGTATCTGCCGAAGAGTGGCACAAGTCTCCGACCTATAAGGATCTATTCGAGCCGCATGGCTTGGACCATGACATATGCATCTCCATCCAGCACGAAGGGCTCGATACGCACCTTTCGATTGGCGTGTATCGCGGTCCCGAAGGCCCGGCCTTCTCGCAAGTCGATGTCGAAAAGTTTCAACTTTTGGTTCCCCATTTGCGCCGGGCCGCCGAGGTCTATGCGCGGCTTGTCGGCAGCGAACTCAAGTCGCGTCAGCTTGAGAACGCTTTCGAAGACTTGGCGCTCGCGACGATCTTTACCGATACGTCCGGTCGAATTCTCTTTGCCAATCATGCGGCAAACCAGTTGCTGGACGCCGGAGATGGGCTCTTCCAGGGCGGAGGTCAGCTTGCTCATCGCGATCCCGGCATCGCATCCCAATTGAAGCGAGATATTCGCGAGATATCGGCCAGCACACAGTTTGGTGGCGGAGGACGCGTGACGCACCTGACCTTGCCTCGCGCCGAACAAACGCCGCTGCTAGCAACAGTCTGTTCCCTTGCGTCTTCTTCGCCCGAGTCGCCTCCTTACCTGTCCAGTCAGCTCCGCGTTGCGATCTTCCTGACCGACCCACAGAAATCCTACGAGACGACCACGGAGCATCTGCAACGAATCTTCGGCCTCACACAAACCGAGGCGGAGATTGCCAAGGATCTGACTGCGGGGCTCACTCTGAAGGAGATCGCCGGAAAGAGAGGCCGCGCACTGGAGACGGTCCGCCAGCAGCTCAAATCCGTGATGAGCAAGACCGGTGCGCGACGACAGGCGGAACTCGTAAAGAGCGTGCTTGCCCTGGGCGTTCCGCTGGAACAATGA
- a CDS encoding MFS transporter gives MYALSAFVLVNVFAFVDRQILAVLAEDIKADLGLSDAELGFIFGTAISVFYVIFSIPLARLADVWTRKNVLAGCVAAWSAMIFLTGCARSFVSFAVFRAGVGVGEAGCWPALMSLIADYFSPRLRSTAMSIAAAGVPIGGGLGLLLGGYVLDAWHGLYPDPANAPLGLKGWQVAFFVVAVPGPFLALWLWSLREPQRGQNEGLVEAVPSGAQPRPFVATITELAATLPVLSLVPMSRHAGAARRIILNLAIAFALAGGAAGLIAVTGSPAQWIAVAVGVYCVATWLQNLALRDPAAFAMIVKCRTLTFANLGVAAYVFVIAGIAGWFVPFMIRAYDATAAEAGAIVGVILAACGLFGNVLGGALADILERRTDRAKIYVMLLSLALAAPAIVTMLHAQSKMEAYSLFGIFYFAATLWYGIGPALANSLVTPRVRGISTAFYLIVFTLLGAAIGPYTMGFVSDSYAASGVDAGEALRKGILLGSVMLVPAGILLSLAAVFLPADQAALLDRASGFGPRQARVAC, from the coding sequence GTGTATGCACTCAGCGCTTTCGTCCTGGTGAATGTCTTCGCGTTCGTCGATCGCCAGATCCTTGCCGTGCTGGCGGAGGATATCAAAGCCGACCTCGGACTTTCCGACGCGGAACTCGGCTTCATTTTTGGAACGGCGATCTCTGTTTTCTATGTGATCTTCAGCATTCCGCTGGCACGACTTGCCGATGTATGGACACGCAAGAACGTGTTGGCCGGTTGTGTTGCGGCCTGGAGCGCCATGATCTTCTTGACGGGATGTGCGCGAAGCTTTGTCTCGTTTGCCGTCTTTCGGGCTGGCGTCGGCGTCGGCGAGGCAGGTTGTTGGCCGGCCCTGATGTCGCTCATCGCGGACTATTTTTCACCTCGCTTGCGTTCTACGGCGATGTCGATTGCGGCGGCCGGCGTGCCAATCGGAGGCGGCCTTGGACTCCTGCTGGGGGGATACGTCCTTGACGCTTGGCATGGTCTCTATCCCGATCCGGCCAACGCCCCCCTCGGACTCAAGGGCTGGCAAGTTGCATTTTTCGTTGTCGCCGTTCCGGGCCCTTTTCTCGCATTATGGCTTTGGTCTCTGAGAGAACCGCAACGAGGGCAGAACGAAGGGCTCGTTGAAGCGGTCCCTTCGGGCGCACAGCCGCGCCCCTTTGTGGCAACAATCACAGAGCTCGCAGCGACATTACCAGTCCTTAGTCTCGTGCCCATGTCGCGCCACGCAGGGGCCGCGCGGAGGATTATCCTAAACCTCGCCATTGCGTTCGCACTAGCAGGGGGCGCCGCAGGTCTGATCGCCGTCACGGGCAGCCCAGCCCAATGGATTGCCGTAGCAGTGGGCGTGTACTGCGTGGCGACTTGGCTGCAGAATTTGGCGCTGCGCGATCCGGCAGCATTCGCGATGATCGTTAAGTGCCGCACCTTGACGTTCGCGAACCTCGGCGTTGCCGCCTACGTCTTCGTGATTGCGGGCATCGCGGGGTGGTTCGTCCCGTTTATGATACGAGCATATGACGCGACCGCGGCCGAGGCGGGCGCCATTGTCGGCGTCATTCTTGCCGCCTGCGGCCTATTCGGAAACGTTCTGGGTGGCGCTCTTGCAGACATTCTCGAAAGGCGTACGGATCGCGCAAAGATCTACGTAATGCTTCTTTCGTTGGCTCTCGCCGCGCCTGCAATCGTCACAATGCTCCACGCACAATCCAAGATGGAAGCCTATAGCCTCTTCGGGATATTCTACTTCGCAGCAACACTTTGGTACGGGATCGGCCCGGCGCTCGCCAACTCGCTTGTGACGCCACGCGTGCGTGGGATCTCGACAGCGTTCTATCTCATCGTCTTTACCTTGCTGGGCGCTGCGATCGGGCCATATACGATGGGGTTTGTTAGCGACTCGTATGCGGCGTCGGGAGTTGATGCCGGAGAGGCTTTACGGAAGGGTATTCTTTTAGGGTCGGTTATGCTCGTACCAGCGGGGATTTTGTTGTCGCTGGCTGCGGTTTTCTTGCCCGCCGATCAGGCCGCGCTGTTGGACAGGGCATCGGGTTTTGGTCCGCGTCAGGCGCGTGTCGCCTGCTGA
- a CDS encoding SphA family protein: MRCRFLTVMAASLWLNNPAVALEGPTVAGPIGGSDMSSAVLPPPGLYGGLFAAASGTLDFHDGEGHTVPALRDAHLRKQQFGPFFLYVPDVKVLGGAVGVSGFVAAGNQCGSLFIGQDNECEQGLGDPYLEVDWSRSFGFVRPSRDPGAYPILQGLSVLFGFGTVFPSGTYDDDDRLEQVLSMGTNIWDFALTVALTYTTAPILAEGTEFSAKLYWNQYLENPASHHWTGDVMNVDFAITEHIGRFQVGVSGFYGWQADDDELFGVPIEPDGLRATALVLGPVVKYDLPEYSSVLKAKFQTNAIATNATPAWVTVVAWSKKF, from the coding sequence GTGCGGTGTCGATTTCTGACCGTGATGGCTGCGAGCTTGTGGCTGAACAATCCGGCTGTTGCGCTAGAGGGGCCCACCGTCGCCGGTCCCATCGGCGGCAGCGATATGAGCTCCGCAGTCCTGCCTCCTCCCGGCCTTTACGGTGGTCTATTTGCTGCCGCATCCGGCACGCTCGATTTTCACGATGGCGAGGGGCATACGGTGCCGGCTCTGCGTGACGCCCACCTGCGCAAGCAACAGTTCGGGCCATTCTTCCTGTACGTACCCGACGTAAAGGTACTCGGCGGGGCTGTCGGCGTTAGCGGGTTTGTTGCAGCCGGGAACCAGTGTGGCAGCCTGTTCATCGGCCAGGACAACGAGTGCGAGCAGGGCCTTGGAGATCCGTACTTAGAGGTCGACTGGTCGCGTTCGTTTGGATTCGTACGGCCTTCACGCGACCCTGGCGCCTATCCGATTCTGCAAGGGCTTTCTGTCCTGTTTGGTTTCGGCACGGTTTTTCCGTCCGGAACGTACGACGATGACGATCGCCTGGAACAGGTCTTGAGCATGGGCACCAACATTTGGGACTTTGCCCTGACTGTTGCGCTGACCTACACGACCGCACCCATCCTCGCTGAGGGGACCGAGTTCAGCGCCAAGCTTTATTGGAACCAGTATCTCGAAAATCCCGCGAGCCACCATTGGACCGGCGATGTCATGAATGTCGACTTCGCAATCACAGAGCACATTGGCCGCTTTCAGGTGGGCGTGTCCGGTTTTTACGGCTGGCAAGCTGACGACGACGAGCTGTTCGGGGTGCCCATTGAGCCCGACGGGCTGCGCGCCACGGCGCTCGTGCTCGGCCCCGTCGTCAAATACGATCTCCCAGAGTATTCGTCCGTGCTGAAGGCAAAGTTCCAGACTAACGCGATCGCGACAAACGCCACGCCCGCCTGGGTAACTGTCGTTGCCTGGTCCAAGAAGTTCTGA
- a CDS encoding helix-turn-helix transcriptional regulator encodes MDTNIVDDPTLSEADYESALRITPLFYDAVLQPGRWETALKVMTEWFAAPFASMHLQTAAGQFEHYLWFGYGFTEAAKEDYLAYGNYGPEVDPRPRRYFPRHVNKPVHCRQIVTESEWHRSPMYQDLFKPYGLEFSLLVTIVSEDLGTMFSVGVYRGPDDPPFTQTDVDRFQLLMPHLRRAADVYGRLVSSEIKSRQLENAFDDLALATLFTNTTGEILFANRSATELLDSEDGICRSNGRASHSEPETATALAQAIRKVAAETRQEDGGKVLQLTLARRDSPPILATICSPAAGSPDAGPWLSSQLRVAVFLTDPQKSYETTTEHLQRIFGLTQAEAKIARDLAAGLTLKEIAGKRDRSLETVRQQLKSVMSKTGARRQAELVKSVLALGIPLEK; translated from the coding sequence GTGGACACAAATATTGTCGATGATCCCACACTCTCCGAGGCAGACTACGAGTCCGCACTTCGCATCACGCCACTTTTTTACGATGCGGTATTACAGCCTGGCCGTTGGGAGACTGCTCTGAAGGTCATGACCGAATGGTTCGCTGCCCCCTTTGCCTCGATGCATTTGCAAACAGCAGCCGGACAATTTGAGCACTACCTCTGGTTCGGCTACGGTTTCACCGAGGCTGCGAAGGAAGACTACCTGGCCTACGGAAACTACGGGCCCGAGGTAGATCCCCGCCCCCGCCGCTATTTTCCACGTCACGTCAACAAGCCTGTTCATTGCCGGCAGATCGTGACGGAGAGTGAGTGGCACCGCTCACCGATGTACCAGGACCTTTTCAAGCCATACGGCTTGGAGTTCAGCTTGCTGGTCACGATTGTCAGCGAGGATCTCGGGACGATGTTCAGCGTCGGGGTCTATCGCGGACCCGACGACCCGCCCTTCACGCAAACGGATGTCGACCGGTTTCAGCTATTAATGCCGCATCTGCGCCGCGCGGCTGACGTCTATGGCCGCCTTGTGAGCAGCGAGATCAAATCTCGCCAGCTTGAGAATGCGTTCGACGACCTGGCATTGGCAACGCTCTTCACGAATACCACTGGAGAGATTCTCTTTGCCAACCGGTCCGCGACGGAGTTGCTCGATTCCGAGGATGGCATTTGCCGCTCCAATGGCAGGGCGTCCCACTCAGAGCCCGAAACCGCGACAGCGCTGGCGCAGGCGATCCGGAAAGTAGCGGCCGAGACTCGGCAGGAGGATGGCGGCAAGGTCCTTCAGCTGACGCTCGCGCGCCGGGATTCACCGCCGATACTCGCGACGATCTGTTCTCCCGCCGCAGGCTCGCCGGACGCCGGCCCATGGCTGTCGAGCCAGCTCCGCGTGGCCGTCTTCTTGACTGATCCGCAAAAGTCGTACGAAACGACCACGGAGCACCTGCAGCGCATCTTCGGCCTCACCCAGGCCGAGGCGAAGATCGCCAGGGATCTGGCTGCGGGGCTCACTCTGAAAGAGATCGCCGGGAAGAGAGACCGCTCATTGGAGACTGTGCGCCAACAGCTCAAGTCCGTGATGAGCAAGACCGGCGCGCGCCGCCAGGCGGAACTCGTCAAAAGCGTGCTGGCGCTGGGCATTCCGCTGGAGAAATGA